From a single Georhizobium profundi genomic region:
- the flgF gene encoding flagellar basal-body rod protein FlgF, producing the protein MDTALYVSLSSQIALERRLTTLSDNVANSNTVGFRATEVKFEELVDNRRPADVTFVSSGENYLSTRNGGLQQTGSALDFAVQGDAWFSIETPAGPALTRDGRFTMTEDGALVTLNGYPVLDPGGAAIQLDAAGGEPEVSRDGALRQNGVQLAALGLFTFNPANGYSRHDNSAILPNGEPEAVVDRFDVGVVQGFIEKSNVNAVSEMTQLIMVTRQFENVSALVRDAERIKQDAIRTLGGSNT; encoded by the coding sequence ATGGATACCGCTCTTTACGTCTCGCTGTCGTCTCAGATCGCGCTCGAGCGGCGCCTGACGACGCTCTCGGACAACGTCGCCAACTCCAACACGGTCGGCTTTCGCGCCACCGAAGTGAAGTTCGAGGAACTGGTCGACAATCGTCGCCCTGCCGACGTCACCTTCGTGTCCTCGGGCGAAAACTACCTCTCCACGCGCAATGGCGGTTTGCAGCAGACGGGCAGTGCGCTCGATTTCGCCGTGCAGGGCGATGCCTGGTTCTCCATCGAGACACCCGCCGGCCCGGCGCTGACGCGCGACGGCCGTTTCACGATGACGGAGGATGGTGCGCTCGTGACGTTGAATGGCTATCCAGTGCTCGATCCGGGCGGCGCTGCCATCCAGCTCGATGCTGCGGGCGGCGAACCGGAAGTTTCGCGCGACGGCGCGCTTCGCCAGAACGGCGTGCAGCTTGCCGCACTCGGGCTCTTCACCTTCAATCCTGCCAATGGCTACAGCCGGCACGACAACAGCGCGATCCTGCCCAATGGCGAGCCGGAAGCTGTCGTCGATCGCTTCGACGTGGGCGTCGTGCAGGGCTTCATCGAAAAGTCCAACGTCAACGCCGTTTCGGAGATGACCCAGCTCATCATGGTCACGCGTCAGTTCGAGAACGTGTCCGCGCTCGTGCGAGATGCCGAACGGATCAAGCAGGACGCTATCCGCACGCTTGGCGGCAGCAACACCTAG
- the fliI gene encoding flagellar protein export ATPase FliI, with product MSVHSHSHRSEKLDALAKVARKFAEPSEAIRYGGYVQSIAAGHYTVSGLSRHVRLGEFVVHRSQSGDHLGEVVKVDTDTVVVCPIEAGEPIGVNETVFSRGAFKVAPDQSWCGRTINAMGQPIDGGPELVPGAKRRSVVSQPPPSMSRQRVETPLRTGVRAIDIFSPICLGQRLGVFAGSGVGKSTLLSMIARASAFDRVVISLVGERGREVREFIEDTLGDNLAKSVVVVATSDESPMLRRLAPLTAMTVAEYFRDAGQNVLMIVDSVTRFAHAVREVGIASGEAPIARGYPASVFTELPKLLERAGPGGRDAGSITAIVSILVDGDNHNDPVADATRGILDGHIVLSRTLAEEGRYPPIDPLASISRLARKAWAGDEEKLVTRLKALIHRFEETRDLRLIGGYRPGTDADMDMAVKQVPVVYEVLRQGPDDPPAADAFDDLAHEMKKAAGLIQPGTPQSEPSKGRK from the coding sequence ATGAGCGTGCACTCCCATTCGCACCGATCCGAGAAGCTGGATGCGCTCGCCAAGGTCGCACGTAAATTCGCCGAGCCGAGCGAAGCCATTCGCTATGGCGGCTATGTCCAGTCGATCGCGGCCGGCCATTACACCGTGTCCGGCCTTTCGCGTCATGTCCGGCTTGGCGAATTCGTGGTTCACCGAAGCCAGAGCGGCGACCATCTGGGCGAAGTCGTCAAGGTGGATACGGATACGGTCGTTGTCTGCCCGATCGAGGCTGGGGAGCCGATCGGTGTCAATGAAACGGTTTTCAGCCGCGGTGCCTTCAAGGTCGCTCCGGACCAGTCCTGGTGCGGGCGCACGATCAATGCCATGGGCCAGCCGATCGATGGCGGCCCTGAACTGGTACCCGGCGCCAAGCGGCGCTCCGTCGTCAGCCAGCCGCCGCCGTCGATGAGCCGCCAGCGCGTCGAGACGCCGCTTCGCACGGGTGTGCGCGCCATCGACATCTTCTCGCCGATTTGTCTGGGTCAGCGTTTGGGCGTCTTCGCCGGATCTGGTGTCGGCAAATCGACGCTGCTCTCGATGATCGCGCGGGCGAGCGCCTTCGATCGGGTTGTCATCTCACTCGTCGGCGAGCGCGGCCGCGAAGTGCGGGAATTCATCGAAGACACGCTCGGCGACAATCTGGCAAAGAGCGTTGTCGTCGTTGCCACGAGCGATGAGTCGCCGATGCTTCGCCGGCTTGCACCGCTGACCGCCATGACTGTTGCCGAGTATTTTCGCGACGCCGGGCAGAACGTGCTGATGATCGTCGACAGCGTGACTCGTTTTGCCCATGCGGTGCGGGAAGTGGGCATCGCATCCGGCGAGGCGCCCATCGCGCGCGGCTACCCGGCCTCCGTCTTCACCGAGCTGCCGAAGCTTCTGGAACGGGCAGGGCCAGGCGGGCGGGACGCGGGTTCGATCACGGCGATCGTGTCGATCCTCGTCGATGGTGACAATCACAACGATCCGGTTGCGGATGCGACACGCGGCATTCTCGATGGCCACATCGTGCTCAGCCGTACGCTTGCGGAAGAGGGGCGCTATCCGCCAATCGATCCGCTTGCCTCCATCTCCCGTCTCGCCCGCAAGGCCTGGGCCGGTGACGAGGAAAAGCTCGTCACGCGGCTCAAGGCATTGATCCATCGTTTCGAGGAAACCCGCGACCTGCGCCTCATCGGCGGCTATCGCCCGGGAACCGACGCGGACATGGACATGGCCGTGAAGCAGGTGCCGGTCGTCTACGAGGTTCTGCGCCAGGGTCCCGACGATCCGCCAGCAGCCGACGCATTCGACGACCTGGCCCACGAAATGAAGAAGGCAGCCGGCCTCATCCAACCCGGCACTCCGCAGTCAGAGCCAAGCAAGGGACGCAAATGA
- a CDS encoding flagellar protein: MSDEQDIFFDDTLPREPLLKRLLNVDTAIVGGGIALAVGAAFFPWYVFFHQESFGVRPMTYSTDRPLSDWPGTGMMSASPIVLEGEPAGEGEFDMLMTATVPEPPIEEEPAAAAADPLDQPFPGSNAFRLLHVANGRALIEDSAGMYMVQIGSVLPDNSRLARLERRDGTWVIVTSEGAVIER; the protein is encoded by the coding sequence ATGAGCGACGAACAGGACATCTTCTTCGACGATACCTTGCCGCGCGAGCCGCTTCTCAAGCGCCTGCTGAACGTCGATACCGCGATCGTCGGTGGCGGCATCGCTCTGGCCGTCGGCGCGGCGTTCTTCCCCTGGTACGTTTTCTTCCATCAGGAATCCTTCGGCGTGCGCCCGATGACCTATTCGACCGACCGGCCGCTGTCGGACTGGCCCGGCACCGGGATGATGAGCGCGTCGCCGATCGTGCTGGAAGGCGAGCCGGCCGGCGAGGGCGAGTTCGATATGCTGATGACGGCCACCGTGCCCGAGCCGCCGATCGAGGAAGAGCCCGCCGCAGCGGCAGCCGATCCGCTCGACCAGCCATTTCCGGGATCCAACGCCTTCCGCCTTTTGCATGTGGCGAATGGCCGGGCACTGATCGAGGATTCTGCAGGCATGTACATGGTGCAGATCGGCTCGGTGCTGCCTGACAACAGCCGGCTTGCAAGGCTCGAGCGGCGCGACGGCACCTGGGTGATCGTGACGTCGGAAGGCGCGGTGATCGAGCGCTGA
- the flgB gene encoding flagellar basal body rod protein FlgB, whose protein sequence is MEPIQLFDLASRQAHWLSVRQTVVAGNIANANTPGYAAREVAPFEDVLKETGNRMAATHPAHFIEDEMRNSVSSTTVKDGVEVQVSGNSVTLADELRKTGEIKRNMELSTNLVRTFHRMMLQTVRA, encoded by the coding sequence ATGGAGCCCATTCAACTTTTCGATCTTGCGTCCAGACAGGCCCACTGGCTTTCGGTCCGCCAGACCGTCGTGGCGGGAAACATCGCCAACGCCAATACACCCGGCTACGCCGCGCGCGAAGTAGCGCCCTTCGAGGACGTGCTGAAGGAGACGGGAAACCGCATGGCGGCCACGCACCCGGCCCACTTCATCGAGGACGAGATGCGCAACTCTGTCTCCTCCACGACCGTCAAGGACGGCGTCGAAGTTCAGGTTTCGGGTAATTCCGTGACCCTGGCAGACGAGCTTCGCAAGACCGGCGAGATCAAGCGGAACATGGAGCTTAGCACCAACCTCGTGCGGACGTTCCACCGCATGATGCTGCAGACGGTGCGCGCATGA
- the flgC gene encoding flagellar basal body rod protein FlgC, which yields MDPLTASLRIAASGLEAQTTRLRVVSENLANAQSTSSLPGGDPYRRKIVDFNAELDRVSGASLVNVGSVDEDTSDFTVEYDPGNKAADENGMVKKPNVNVLIEMADMREANRAYESNLQTIKQTRELISMTIDLLRASQ from the coding sequence ATCGATCCGCTGACCGCATCGCTTCGGATCGCAGCATCCGGGCTTGAGGCGCAGACGACGCGGCTTCGCGTGGTTTCCGAAAACCTCGCCAACGCACAGTCCACGTCCAGCCTGCCGGGTGGAGATCCCTACCGGCGCAAGATCGTCGACTTCAACGCCGAACTCGACCGCGTCTCGGGCGCATCGCTCGTGAATGTCGGCTCGGTCGACGAGGACACGAGCGATTTCACCGTGGAATACGATCCCGGCAACAAGGCCGCCGACGAGAACGGCATGGTCAAGAAGCCGAACGTCAACGTGCTGATCGAAATGGCCGACATGCGTGAGGCCAACCGGGCGTACGAATCCAATCTTCAGACGATCAAACAAACGCGAGAGCTGATTTCGATGACAATCGACCTGTTGAGAGCCTCGCAATGA
- a CDS encoding flagellar hook-basal body complex protein FliE: MIGGIQNVSALSFTRAMEGASETGSSSSILQMPLTGQMQGVAPASGDFGATLASMATDMVGSLRGAEQASLDGINGQADMREVVDAVMTAEQTLQTAIAIRDKIVTAYLEVSRMQI; this comes from the coding sequence ATGATCGGCGGCATCCAGAACGTTTCGGCGCTGTCGTTCACGCGCGCCATGGAAGGCGCATCGGAAACCGGCAGCAGTTCGTCCATCCTGCAGATGCCGCTTACGGGCCAGATGCAGGGCGTTGCGCCGGCCAGCGGCGATTTCGGCGCGACTCTCGCCAGCATGGCGACCGACATGGTCGGCAGCCTGCGCGGCGCCGAGCAGGCCTCCCTCGACGGAATCAACGGCCAGGCCGACATGCGCGAAGTGGTGGATGCGGTGATGACGGCGGAGCAGACGCTCCAGACGGCGATCGCCATCCGCGACAAGATCGTGACCGCCTACCTCGAAGTCAGCCGAATGCAGATTTAA
- the flgG gene encoding flagellar basal-body rod protein FlgG — protein sequence MKALAIAATGMNAQQLNLEVIANNIANINTTGFKRSRAEFSDLLYQVERQQGVPNRADSAVVPEGAYIGLGVQTTAVRNLHIQGSLVTTGNNLDLALIGRGWFQVETAEGDTLYTRSGAFNTNAQGELVTADGYRIQPAIVVPQNASEIVVSRSGQVFARVENQVDLQELGQLELSNFVNEAGLEPLGENLFRETPASGAAIVGAPDDAGFARIQQGYLEASNVDPVKEITDLISAQRAYEMNSKIIQAADEMASVVSQGIR from the coding sequence ATGAAAGCTCTCGCCATCGCTGCGACCGGCATGAATGCCCAGCAACTGAACCTGGAAGTCATCGCCAACAACATCGCCAACATCAACACGACGGGCTTCAAGCGCTCGCGCGCTGAATTCTCCGATCTGCTTTATCAGGTCGAGCGGCAGCAGGGCGTGCCGAACCGGGCGGACTCCGCCGTGGTTCCGGAAGGTGCCTATATTGGCCTCGGCGTTCAGACCACTGCCGTGCGCAACCTGCACATCCAGGGGTCGCTGGTCACGACAGGCAACAATCTCGATCTCGCCCTGATCGGCCGCGGCTGGTTCCAGGTCGAGACTGCCGAGGGCGACACGCTCTATACGCGCTCGGGTGCCTTCAACACCAACGCCCAGGGAGAACTGGTGACAGCTGATGGTTATCGCATCCAGCCGGCAATCGTCGTGCCGCAGAATGCGAGCGAGATCGTCGTCAGCAGGTCCGGCCAGGTCTTCGCCCGTGTCGAGAACCAGGTCGACCTGCAGGAGCTTGGCCAGCTGGAGCTTTCGAACTTCGTCAACGAAGCGGGGCTTGAGCCGCTCGGTGAGAACCTGTTCCGCGAAACGCCTGCATCGGGCGCCGCCATCGTTGGCGCTCCCGACGATGCCGGCTTCGCGCGCATCCAGCAGGGATATCTCGAAGCTTCGAACGTCGATCCGGTGAAGGAGATCACCGACCTCATCTCGGCGCAGCGCGCCTATGAGATGAATTCGAAGATCATTCAGGCTGCT